One stretch of Priestia megaterium DNA includes these proteins:
- a CDS encoding SulP family inorganic anion transporter — protein MNLEVFRNYSLHHLKKDILSGIVVGIIAIPLGLGFAIASGISPVTGLYTTIVAGLLIAILGGCRFQIAGPTGAFVPVLLGIVLQYGYENLLIAGFMSGILLIIFALCKVGALIKYFPSSIIVGFQSGIALIIFSGQIPNFLGLHAIEKYQYFHLNIKEIFGNLHFINIYSIATAGLCLATILIVLYFSPKSLGMSYLLGIIVSTGLASFFFANQFETIGSIYGEIPRHFPAPAFPDITVERVVTLLPSAFVIAILVGLQSLLTARVADEMTKSKHSSKKELIGQGIVNMVTPMFSGIPAAGEIARTVTNIKNGASSPIAGITHAIFVLIVLLVLAPYASYVALASLAPVLMVVAWNISKKEQFLKMVKERSFHSLILLTTFLLTVFTNLTVGIAVGLCLSGVNFMIKKSKEKQKLLRKTG, from the coding sequence ATGAATCTAGAGGTTTTTCGAAATTACTCCTTGCATCATTTGAAGAAAGATATACTATCGGGTATCGTTGTTGGTATTATAGCTATACCTTTGGGATTAGGGTTTGCGATAGCTTCTGGAATATCGCCTGTTACAGGACTTTATACAACGATTGTAGCGGGATTGTTAATTGCTATTTTAGGTGGATGTAGGTTTCAAATCGCGGGACCTACCGGTGCGTTTGTTCCTGTTTTATTAGGGATTGTGTTGCAATATGGCTATGAAAACTTATTAATTGCCGGCTTTATGTCCGGAATTCTCCTCATTATCTTTGCGCTATGTAAAGTAGGAGCTTTAATCAAGTATTTTCCGTCCTCTATTATTGTAGGATTTCAGTCGGGAATTGCGCTGATTATCTTTAGCGGGCAGATTCCAAACTTCCTTGGATTACACGCTATTGAAAAATATCAGTATTTTCATTTAAATATAAAAGAGATCTTTGGTAATTTACACTTCATCAACATCTATAGTATCGCTACAGCAGGATTGTGCTTAGCTACGATTTTAATTGTTCTTTACTTTTCACCTAAGTCGTTGGGAATGTCCTATTTACTTGGAATTATTGTATCAACGGGCTTGGCATCTTTTTTCTTTGCAAATCAGTTTGAAACCATTGGTTCCATTTACGGAGAGATACCTCGTCATTTCCCGGCGCCAGCGTTTCCAGATATAACAGTGGAGAGGGTGGTAACTCTTTTACCTTCTGCATTTGTGATTGCTATACTTGTAGGGTTACAATCTTTACTGACAGCTCGCGTTGCAGATGAAATGACAAAATCAAAGCACAGCAGCAAAAAAGAACTGATTGGCCAGGGAATCGTAAACATGGTAACGCCGATGTTTTCAGGTATTCCCGCGGCAGGAGAGATTGCAAGAACCGTTACCAATATTAAAAACGGCGCTTCATCTCCAATTGCAGGAATCACGCATGCTATCTTTGTGTTGATTGTGCTGCTAGTGCTCGCTCCGTACGCTTCATACGTGGCGCTTGCCAGTCTCGCGCCAGTTTTGATGGTCGTAGCATGGAACATAAGTAAAAAAGAACAGTTTTTAAAGATGGTAAAAGAAAGATCATTTCATTCGCTGATTTTACTCACGACCTTTTTGTTAACGGTGTTTACAAACTTAACAGTAGGAATAGCCGTTGGGTTATGCCTGTCTGGTGTAAACTTTATGATAAAAAAGAGCAAAGAAAAGCAAAAATTATTAAGAAAAACTGGTTAA
- a CDS encoding glycoside hydrolase family 31 protein, which translates to MSIKGNYQFTFINETDNILQFELAENNIYAKIMILETDIIRILFTDGEELQLDKTWSVAPGQVDVPLEGRKRLDTSGFSLPSYEFSNNNSECTVETSALKLNVDLDGFKISWFYREDSGWVNFANDRKTQAYNLDGSLGEGIVHYLKRDLNEQYFGLGEKTGSVDKHGKRYRMQSIDAMGYDAEYSDPLYKHIPFYITRHKKTGFSFGIFYDNLSSSIFELGTELDNYHELYRYYQAKNGDLDYYIIGGPKVKDVTRKFSWLTGQTIFPPKWSLGYSGSTMSYTDAPDAQMQLNEFLKLCEKHDILCDSFQLSSGYTSIEDKRYVFNWNQSKIPSPKKMVNDFHDKGLRLCANIKPCLLKDHPLFNELKEKKMFITNGHNEEPEMAQFWDEIGAYLDFTNKETYDWWKDQVKEKLLDYGIDSTWNDNNEFEIWSKDATCHGFGNQKEFELIRALHPLLMMKASYEAQLEHNPQLRPYLISRSGSVGMHRYVQTWTGDNRTSWKTLKFNIKMGIGLSLSGIYNFGHDVGGFSGPAPEPELFVRWIQNGIVHPRFTIHSWNDDQTVNEPWMYPEVLGSIRELIKFRTKIIPYLYSELHQTYNSYHPIIRPTFYDFEHDETTFEENDDFMLGESLLVASVVEKGKKEREVYLPNNPGGWYDFHIGTWYEGGKKVEIPAPLHYTPLLAKAGAIIPINQAEVTFSTKNMDERGFLLFPCRGKGKSSYSLYEDDGLTNEYLHTFAYINVDMETTEDEIQIKINKEGSYELPYNQITFYLPEKEQRKLTINGLDQNVGKGTFSYNLSC; encoded by the coding sequence ATGAGTATTAAGGGAAATTATCAATTTACTTTCATAAATGAAACTGATAACATTCTTCAATTTGAACTAGCAGAGAATAACATATATGCGAAAATTATGATACTTGAAACAGACATTATCAGGATTTTGTTTACAGACGGTGAGGAATTACAACTAGATAAAACTTGGAGTGTCGCACCCGGGCAGGTAGATGTTCCATTGGAGGGGCGCAAACGTTTGGATACAAGCGGTTTTTCACTACCAAGCTATGAATTTAGTAATAATAACAGTGAATGCACCGTAGAAACTTCAGCGTTAAAGCTTAATGTTGATTTAGATGGATTTAAGATTAGCTGGTTTTACCGCGAGGATTCTGGGTGGGTGAATTTTGCGAATGACCGAAAAACTCAGGCGTATAATCTTGATGGTTCACTTGGTGAGGGGATCGTTCATTATTTAAAGCGTGATTTAAATGAACAATATTTTGGATTGGGAGAAAAGACAGGTTCAGTTGATAAACATGGAAAGCGTTATCGGATGCAGTCAATTGATGCAATGGGGTATGATGCAGAATATAGCGACCCTCTTTATAAACATATTCCTTTTTACATCACAAGGCATAAAAAAACAGGATTTTCATTTGGGATCTTTTATGATAATTTGTCCAGTTCAATTTTCGAACTAGGTACGGAACTCGATAACTATCATGAGCTATACAGATACTATCAAGCTAAAAACGGTGATTTAGATTATTATATTATTGGAGGACCGAAAGTTAAAGATGTTACTCGGAAATTTTCATGGTTAACTGGACAAACAATCTTTCCACCGAAGTGGAGCTTGGGGTATTCTGGATCGACAATGAGTTATACCGATGCTCCAGATGCACAAATGCAGTTGAACGAATTCTTAAAGCTGTGTGAAAAACATGATATCTTATGTGATTCATTCCAGTTGTCGTCGGGCTATACGTCAATTGAAGATAAGCGTTATGTGTTTAATTGGAATCAATCAAAAATTCCTTCACCAAAAAAGATGGTAAACGACTTTCATGATAAGGGTCTACGTTTATGTGCAAATATTAAGCCTTGTTTATTAAAAGATCATCCCTTATTTAATGAGTTAAAAGAAAAAAAGATGTTTATAACAAATGGTCATAACGAAGAACCTGAAATGGCACAATTTTGGGATGAAATAGGTGCCTATTTAGATTTTACCAATAAAGAAACCTACGACTGGTGGAAAGACCAAGTAAAAGAAAAGCTATTGGATTATGGAATTGATTCCACTTGGAATGACAATAATGAGTTTGAAATCTGGAGTAAGGATGCCACCTGTCACGGTTTTGGAAACCAAAAAGAGTTTGAGCTCATTCGTGCACTTCATCCACTGCTCATGATGAAGGCTTCCTATGAAGCACAGTTGGAGCATAATCCTCAGTTGCGTCCTTATTTAATATCACGATCTGGCTCTGTGGGAATGCATCGTTATGTGCAAACTTGGACAGGCGATAATCGCACCAGTTGGAAAACATTGAAATTCAATATTAAGATGGGGATAGGACTAAGTTTATCGGGTATTTATAATTTTGGACATGATGTAGGCGGATTTTCAGGTCCTGCTCCTGAACCTGAACTATTCGTAAGATGGATACAAAATGGAATTGTTCATCCAAGGTTCACTATACACTCTTGGAACGATGACCAAACAGTTAATGAACCGTGGATGTATCCTGAAGTTCTAGGCTCAATTAGGGAATTAATTAAATTTAGAACAAAAATCATTCCATATCTTTATAGTGAGTTGCATCAGACCTATAATAGCTACCATCCTATTATAAGGCCCACTTTTTATGATTTTGAACATGATGAAACTACCTTTGAGGAAAATGATGATTTTATGTTAGGCGAGTCTCTTTTGGTTGCATCCGTTGTTGAAAAAGGGAAGAAAGAGAGAGAAGTGTATTTGCCAAATAATCCTGGCGGGTGGTACGATTTTCATATTGGAACATGGTATGAAGGAGGAAAGAAGGTTGAAATTCCGGCACCTTTACACTACACGCCGTTACTAGCTAAGGCGGGAGCAATCATTCCGATTAATCAAGCAGAAGTTACTTTTTCAACGAAAAATATGGATGAAAGAGGATTTTTATTATTTCCTTGTAGAGGAAAAGGGAAGTCTTCTTATAGCTTATACGAAGATGATGGGTTAACAAACGAATATTTGCACACATTTGCGTACATTAATGTTGATATGGAAACTACAGAAGATGAGATTCAAATAAAAATTAACAAGGAAGGTTCTTATGAATTACCTTATAATCAGATTACGTTTTACCTTCCGGAAAAAGAGCAGCGCAAGCTAACTATCAATGGATTAGATCAAAATGTTGGAAAAGGAACATTTAGTTATAATCTGAGCTGTTAA
- a CDS encoding glycoside-pentoside-hexuronide (GPH):cation symporter, with the protein MRERGDSYMALPVVPSKRPVVTVSKKLTFKEKMSYGFGDIGNGLMFDMGQLYLLKFYTDVLGISAYWGGLVFLISKIFDAFADTSVGAFVDSRTNISKRGKFRPFILWGTVPLALMTVISFLAPNFSDTGKIIWAFATYMGFGLAYSFVNIPYGSLSAAMTQDPIDRASLGSFRAIGSQTALLISGVVVIPIVLQFANKEVGYIVAISVMSIFGILFHLICYRNTKENVIRAPRKEKVPLSKLFKALFSNRPLIVLCLAALFMIASSNIRNAVQLYYLEYNLKSPELMSILSFLSIGLAVVGSMFIPAMVKRIGKKNTFMLGLLVCVACDVLNFVLPTSTVTFLTIFSLGNFALAFALGLPWVMIADSIDYHEWNSGERTEGIVYSTYSFFRKLAQALAGFIPGVALSLIGYVPNIQQSSDTLLGLKGLLFLAPASLNIIGLIILFFFYNLTDNLYSKIVADLKERSNFN; encoded by the coding sequence ATGAGAGAAAGAGGGGATAGTTATATGGCATTACCAGTGGTTCCAAGTAAAAGGCCAGTAGTTACTGTTTCTAAAAAGCTAACTTTCAAAGAAAAGATGTCTTATGGTTTTGGTGATATTGGTAACGGACTTATGTTTGATATGGGGCAGTTATACCTTCTAAAATTTTATACAGATGTTTTGGGAATCTCTGCTTACTGGGGAGGGCTGGTATTTTTAATTTCTAAAATATTTGACGCATTTGCGGATACAAGTGTTGGTGCATTTGTAGATTCAAGAACAAATATCTCAAAAAGAGGAAAGTTCCGACCATTCATTTTATGGGGCACAGTTCCCCTGGCATTAATGACAGTCATTTCGTTTTTGGCTCCAAACTTTTCAGACACAGGAAAGATTATTTGGGCATTCGCTACCTATATGGGATTCGGGCTAGCCTATTCATTCGTTAATATTCCATATGGTTCTTTGTCTGCAGCGATGACACAAGATCCAATTGACCGTGCATCTTTAGGTTCATTTAGAGCAATTGGTAGTCAAACAGCTCTTCTTATTTCAGGAGTAGTAGTAATTCCTATTGTACTACAATTTGCTAATAAAGAAGTCGGGTACATCGTAGCTATATCTGTAATGTCAATATTCGGAATATTATTTCATTTGATTTGCTATCGTAATACTAAAGAAAATGTCATTAGAGCACCAAGAAAAGAAAAGGTGCCTTTATCTAAACTATTCAAAGCATTGTTTTCAAATCGTCCTCTTATTGTATTGTGTTTAGCAGCGTTATTCATGATTGCTTCTTCAAATATTCGCAACGCTGTTCAGTTGTACTATTTGGAGTATAATTTAAAAAGTCCGGAATTAATGTCAATACTTTCCTTTTTAAGTATAGGGCTTGCCGTAGTTGGTTCAATGTTTATCCCAGCAATGGTAAAAAGAATCGGGAAGAAAAATACTTTTATGCTTGGGCTTTTAGTTTGCGTTGCCTGTGATGTTTTAAATTTTGTATTACCAACCAGTACAGTAACATTTTTAACTATTTTTTCATTAGGAAACTTTGCATTAGCATTTGCGCTTGGTCTACCGTGGGTAATGATTGCTGATTCCATTGACTATCATGAGTGGAATTCGGGAGAACGTACAGAAGGCATTGTTTACTCAACATACAGTTTCTTCCGAAAGCTTGCGCAGGCGCTGGCAGGTTTTATTCCAGGAGTTGCACTGAGTTTAATTGGGTACGTTCCAAATATTCAGCAGTCTTCAGATACATTGTTAGGTCTTAAAGGGTTATTATTTCTTGCTCCGGCGTCTCTTAATATTATTGGGTTAATCATTTTATTTTTCTTTTATAACCTTACAGATAACTTATACAGTAAAATTGTTGCCGATTTGAAAGAGAGAAGCAACTTTAACTAA
- the larB gene encoding nickel pincer cofactor biosynthesis protein LarB, whose product MIKEILKQVQQGKLTVGDAEKELATYEDLGFAKVDYHRKKRQGFSEVVFGEGKTAEQIISIIKALQLKDKSVLVTRISKEKANQVLDACPSFTYSEVAKILFWKDSDQDSSFEGYIAVVCAGTSDLPVAEEAAVTAEILGCKVRRIYDVGVAGIHRLLNNIEEIQNATVTVVVAGMEGALPSVVGGLVSHPVIAVPTSIGYGANFNGLSALLTMLNSCSSGISVVNIDNGFGAAYNAALIHRLIQKGAKHNENALS is encoded by the coding sequence ATGATAAAAGAAATTTTGAAACAAGTTCAGCAAGGGAAACTAACTGTGGGAGATGCTGAAAAAGAGTTAGCTACATATGAAGATCTAGGGTTTGCTAAGGTAGATTATCATCGAAAAAAACGTCAAGGTTTTTCAGAAGTAGTATTTGGTGAAGGGAAAACAGCGGAACAAATCATTTCTATTATTAAAGCGTTACAACTGAAAGATAAGTCTGTACTTGTGACACGGATATCAAAAGAAAAAGCAAATCAAGTGCTTGATGCATGTCCAAGTTTTACATACAGCGAAGTAGCAAAAATCCTTTTTTGGAAGGACTCAGATCAGGATTCTTCTTTTGAAGGGTATATTGCTGTTGTTTGTGCAGGAACCTCTGACTTGCCTGTAGCAGAAGAAGCTGCAGTAACTGCAGAAATACTCGGCTGTAAAGTTCGACGTATTTATGATGTAGGAGTAGCTGGTATTCATCGACTCTTAAATAATATTGAAGAGATTCAAAATGCTACTGTAACAGTGGTCGTAGCTGGTATGGAAGGAGCTCTTCCAAGCGTTGTGGGTGGACTGGTTTCCCATCCAGTCATTGCTGTGCCTACTAGCATTGGTTATGGAGCAAATTTTAACGGATTATCAGCTTTGTTAACTATGCTAAATTCATGTTCTTCCGGAATTAGCGTAGTTAATATTGATAATGGGTTCGGCGCTGCTTACAACGCTGCTTTGATTCACCGATTAATTCAAAAAGGAGCTAAACATAATGAGAACGCTTTATCTTGA